One window of Streptococcus troglodytae genomic DNA carries:
- the comGC gene encoding competence type IV pilus major pilin ComGC — MKKIKRVCVRAFTLIEMLVVLLIISILLLLFVPNLTKQKDKVKDTGGSAVVKVVESQAELYELNKTDSATLSKLVASGDITQEQANSYKDYYAKHPSKTRHVAN, encoded by the coding sequence ATGAAAAAGATCAAGAGAGTCTGTGTACGAGCTTTTACGCTTATTGAAATGTTAGTAGTCCTTCTCATTATTAGTATTCTTTTACTATTGTTTGTTCCTAATTTAACTAAGCAAAAAGATAAGGTCAAAGATACTGGCGGTTCTGCCGTGGTTAAAGTTGTAGAAAGTCAGGCTGAGCTTTATGAACTTAATAAAACCGATTCTGCTACTCTTTCTAAATTAGTAGCTAGTGGTGATATTACACAAGAACAGGCAAATTCATACAAGGATTACTATGCAAAACACCCAAGTAAAACACGGCATGTCGCGAATTAA
- the comGD gene encoding competence type IV pilus minor pilin ComGD has product MSRIKAFTLIESLVTLAITSFLILSFSGGIIQTFAKVEERLFFLSFEHLYRDTQKLSVYQRQDMTLILKSEYISNGVERLKIPKNVKLERNETLHFDQAGGNSSLEKLVFQTSDEKRVTYQLYIGSGQYKKTES; this is encoded by the coding sequence ATGTCGCGAATTAAAGCTTTTACGCTTATAGAAAGTTTAGTGACTTTGGCAATTACTAGTTTTTTGATTTTAAGCTTTTCAGGTGGTATAATTCAAACGTTTGCCAAAGTAGAAGAGCGTCTCTTTTTTCTTTCTTTTGAACATCTTTACCGTGACACGCAAAAACTTAGTGTTTATCAAAGACAAGATATGACTTTAATATTAAAAAGCGAATATATCTCAAATGGTGTTGAAAGACTTAAAATCCCTAAGAATGTTAAACTAGAGAGGAATGAAACTTTGCACTTTGATCAGGCAGGAGGAAATTCTTCTTTAGAAAAACTTGTTTTTCAAACATCTGATGAAAAAAGAGTTACTTATCAATTATATATAGGAAGTGGTCAGTATAAAAAAACAGAAAGTTAA
- the comGE gene encoding competence type IV pilus minor pilin ComGE produces the protein MVSIKKQKVKAYILLESLVALGLFVAITTLILTQLSHHQERTAKNIQKQEILNLAIMALQTQQDHLSFNGVSVTVIKNQGETIVYHDHEEVINLVKK, from the coding sequence GTGGTCAGTATAAAAAAACAGAAAGTTAAAGCTTATATTCTTCTAGAAAGTTTAGTTGCTTTGGGGCTTTTCGTAGCCATCACAACTTTAATTCTTACTCAGTTGAGTCATCATCAGGAAAGGACAGCTAAAAATATACAAAAACAGGAAATATTGAATTTAGCAATAATGGCTCTTCAAACTCAGCAAGATCATTTAAGTTTCAATGGCGTCAGTGTTACAGTTATTAAAAATCAAGGAGAAACTATAGTTTATCATGATCATGAGGAGGTTATCAATCTTGTTAAAAAGTAA
- the comGF gene encoding competence type IV pilus minor pilin ComGF, whose amino-acid sequence MLKSKLKAFTLLECLLALLVIAGSVSVYNGLTKAISSNIHYLSENQEDAWLLFCQQFRSELEGTTLQKLDSNKLYIQKNNQSLAFGKSKVSDFRKTNSDGRGYQPMLMGIKAANFSQSGKIIKLDVTFKDGLERTFVYAFHEKN is encoded by the coding sequence TTGTTAAAAAGTAAATTGAAAGCTTTCACACTTTTAGAGTGTCTTCTTGCTTTGCTTGTAATTGCTGGTAGTGTATCTGTTTATAATGGTCTAACTAAAGCTATTAGTAGTAATATTCATTATTTATCAGAAAATCAAGAGGATGCTTGGTTACTTTTTTGTCAGCAATTTCGGTCTGAACTTGAAGGAACGACTTTGCAAAAATTAGATAGCAATAAGCTTTATATTCAAAAAAATAATCAAAGTTTAGCATTTGGTAAATCAAAAGTAAGTGATTTTAGAAAAACTAACAGTGATGGACGTGGTTATCAGCCTATGTTGATGGGGATCAAAGCTGCTAATTTTAGTCAATCAGGAAAAATTATTAAATTAGACGTTACTTTCAAAGATGGTTTAGAGAGGACTTTTGTTTATGCTTTTCATGAAAAAAATTAA
- the comGG gene encoding competence type IV pilus minor pilin ComGG translates to MLFMKKIKAGVLLYALFMSAIFSLFLQFYLNRVIATERQNQAQLSASKAYLIADLTQDLAKDNSGQLIFNHGRSSYHKQEGELLIKVHLTDGQSYQYRFNCVTENKEKRKFSVANKTFTESIEKRHLQK, encoded by the coding sequence ATGCTTTTCATGAAAAAAATTAAAGCAGGTGTACTTCTATATGCTCTGTTTATGTCAGCAATTTTTAGTCTTTTCTTACAGTTTTATCTTAATCGTGTTATAGCAACTGAGAGACAAAATCAGGCACAATTATCGGCCAGTAAAGCTTATCTTATAGCAGATCTAACTCAAGATTTGGCCAAAGACAACTCTGGGCAGTTGATTTTTAATCACGGAAGGTCTAGTTATCATAAACAGGAAGGGGAACTTCTGATAAAAGTCCATTTGACAGATGGTCAGTCCTACCAATATCGTTTTAACTGTGTAACAGAAAATAAGGAAAAAAGAAAATTTAGTGTGGCTAATAAAACTTTTACTGAATCTATAGAAAAACGTCATTTGCAAAAATAG